One Sphingomonas sp. SUN039 genomic window carries:
- a CDS encoding UPF0262 family protein produces the protein MHDFDDERRISHITLDEATIVWRNADIEQERRIAIFDLLEGNYFAPVRPLAEGHTGPFRVGLSVQEGRLAIDIAREDGTQLETHILGMGRFRRPIRDYFAICDSYFQAVKQSTPQQIETIDMARRGVHNDAAELLKTALEGKVDLDFDTARRLFTLICVLHIKG, from the coding sequence ATGCACGACTTTGACGACGAGCGCCGGATTTCGCACATCACGCTCGACGAGGCGACGATCGTGTGGCGCAATGCCGATATCGAGCAGGAACGGCGCATCGCCATCTTCGACCTGCTCGAGGGCAATTATTTCGCACCGGTGCGGCCACTTGCCGAGGGGCACACGGGGCCGTTTCGCGTCGGGCTGAGCGTGCAGGAGGGGCGGCTGGCCATCGACATCGCGCGCGAGGACGGGACGCAGCTGGAGACCCATATCCTTGGCATGGGCCGTTTCCGCCGCCCGATCCGCGATTATTTTGCCATCTGCGACAGCTATTTCCAGGCGGTCAAGCAATCGACGCCGCAACAGATCGAAACGATCGATATGGCGCGCCGCGGCGTCCACAACGACGCCGCCGAGCTGCTCAAGACCGCACTGGAGGGCAAGGTCGATCTCGATTTCGATACCGCGCGACGGCTATTCACGCTAATCTGCGTGCTGCATATCAAGGGATGA
- a CDS encoding cytidine deaminase — MMNATQALIEAAREAATRAYAPYSNFYVGAAIRLTDGRIVTGANVENASYGLSLCAETVAIAKIANEELLAEVVEVAVIGGTGAEPVRPCGRCRQVLNEAAQLGKCDLTIHCASGDGKRHETHKLSDLLPYAFGPADLI, encoded by the coding sequence ATGATGAACGCGACCCAAGCCCTGATCGAAGCCGCCCGCGAGGCCGCAACCCGCGCCTATGCGCCCTATTCGAACTTTTATGTCGGCGCGGCGATCCGATTAACCGACGGGCGGATCGTGACCGGGGCCAATGTCGAGAATGCGAGCTACGGCCTGTCGCTGTGCGCGGAAACGGTCGCAATTGCCAAAATCGCCAACGAGGAGCTGCTGGCGGAGGTCGTCGAGGTCGCGGTGATCGGTGGCACCGGAGCAGAGCCGGTGCGGCCATGCGGACGTTGTCGCCAAGTGCTGAACGAGGCCGCGCAGCTGGGGAAATGCGACCTGACAATCCATTGCGCGTCGGGCGATGGCAAGCGGCACGAGACGCACAAGCTGTCCGACCTGCTGCCTTATGCATTCGGTCCAGCCGATCTGATCTGA
- the dcd gene encoding dCTP deaminase has product MSVQSDRWIREQAETNGMIEPFVEAQRRDGCISYGLSSYGYDARVADEFKIFTNVNSTIVDPKDFDANSFVDRKTDCCIIPPNSFALARTVEYFRVPRDVLVICLGKSTYARCGIIVNVTPLEPGWEGHVTLEFSNTTPLPARIYANEGACQFLFLKGNEPCEVSYADRAGKYMGQRGVTLPRL; this is encoded by the coding sequence GTGTCCGTCCAATCCGACCGCTGGATCCGCGAACAGGCCGAAACCAACGGCATGATCGAGCCGTTCGTCGAGGCGCAGCGGCGTGACGGGTGCATTTCCTACGGCCTCAGCAGCTATGGCTATGACGCACGCGTCGCCGACGAGTTCAAGATTTTCACCAACGTCAACTCGACGATCGTTGATCCCAAGGATTTCGACGCCAACAGCTTTGTCGACCGCAAGACCGACTGTTGCATTATCCCCCCGAACAGCTTTGCGCTGGCGCGGACGGTCGAATACTTCCGCGTCCCGCGCGACGTGCTCGTCATCTGCCTCGGCAAATCGACCTATGCACGCTGCGGGATCATCGTGAATGTGACGCCGCTCGAACCCGGCTGGGAGGGGCATGTCACCCTCGAATTCTCGAACACGACGCCACTGCCCGCGCGCATTTATGCAAACGAAGGCGCGTGCCAGTTCCTGTTCCTCAAAGGGAACGAGCCGTGCGAGGTCAGCTATGCCGACCGCGCGGGCAAATATATGGGGCAGCGCGGGGTCACGCTGCCCAGATTGTAA
- a CDS encoding tetratricopeptide repeat protein, with translation MIKYLVSPLLVAASLPFAAVAAPVDNYSAKPISSAKYDVARANLEQVVREDALDEGALLNLALIARQQGRMTEATRLYRRVLANEDAVVGTMDGRPRSAHVLAREGLGKIVTIAAR, from the coding sequence ATGATCAAATACCTCGTTAGCCCCTTGCTTGTCGCGGCGTCGCTGCCATTTGCGGCAGTGGCGGCTCCTGTGGATAACTATTCGGCAAAACCGATTTCTTCCGCGAAATATGACGTTGCGCGCGCCAATCTCGAACAGGTCGTGCGTGAGGATGCGCTCGACGAAGGCGCATTGCTCAACCTTGCGCTGATTGCCCGCCAACAGGGGCGTATGACCGAAGCGACAAGGCTCTATCGCCGCGTTCTGGCCAACGAAGATGCAGTTGTCGGTACGATGGACGGTCGTCCGCGTTCTGCCCATGTGCTTGCCCGCGAAGGCCTCGGCAAAATCGTCACGATTGCCGCACGCTGA
- a CDS encoding trans-acting enoyl reductase family protein — protein MTKDFDIAVYGATGFTGRLVAEYLIGNARGKRWAMAGRSADKLAEVRDLIGAPADTPLIVADASDDASLAAMCARTEVVLTTVGPYQLYGNELVAACAKAGTGYVDLCGEPAWMRHMIDAHAEMAKASGAKIVFSCGFDSIPFDLGVLYLQDIVTAEAGGPAPRIKGRVRKMQGTFSGGTAASMKATMAAAAKDLSVVGLLKNPFALTPGFEGPSQPMGLIPEYDKATGMWAAPFIMAPINTKNVHRTNALLGHSYGEDFKYDEMLFTTIGDAGKAMAEGIAKMNPMSDSKGPKPGEGPSKEERDNGFYEIVFIAEGPDGKTRKAVVKGDRDPGYGSTSKMIAEAAMLLSETEAAGGFWTPSAIMGRTLIERLVEHAGLTFERED, from the coding sequence ATGACCAAGGATTTCGACATCGCCGTCTATGGCGCGACGGGCTTCACCGGACGGCTGGTTGCCGAATATCTGATCGGCAACGCGCGCGGGAAACGCTGGGCGATGGCGGGGCGGAGCGCCGACAAGCTGGCCGAGGTGCGCGACCTGATCGGCGCACCTGCCGACACGCCGCTGATCGTCGCCGATGCGTCGGACGACGCCTCGCTCGCCGCAATGTGCGCGCGGACCGAGGTCGTGCTGACGACCGTCGGGCCGTATCAGCTCTATGGAAACGAGCTGGTCGCGGCATGCGCCAAGGCGGGCACCGGCTATGTCGACCTGTGCGGCGAGCCCGCCTGGATGCGCCACATGATCGACGCCCATGCCGAGATGGCAAAAGCGAGCGGCGCGAAGATCGTGTTCAGCTGCGGATTCGATTCGATCCCGTTCGATCTGGGCGTGCTGTACCTGCAGGATATCGTGACCGCCGAAGCCGGTGGGCCCGCCCCGCGCATCAAGGGCCGTGTCCGCAAGATGCAGGGCACTTTTTCGGGCGGGACTGCTGCCAGCATGAAGGCCACGATGGCCGCTGCGGCCAAGGACCTCTCGGTCGTCGGCCTGCTCAAAAACCCGTTCGCGCTGACGCCGGGATTCGAGGGGCCGTCGCAGCCGATGGGGCTGATCCCCGAGTACGACAAGGCCACCGGCATGTGGGCCGCACCGTTCATCATGGCGCCGATCAACACCAAGAACGTCCACCGCACCAACGCGCTGCTCGGCCATTCCTATGGCGAGGATTTCAAGTACGACGAGATGCTGTTCACGACCATCGGCGATGCGGGAAAAGCGATGGCCGAGGGCATCGCGAAGATGAACCCGATGAGCGATTCGAAGGGTCCGAAACCCGGCGAGGGTCCGTCCAAGGAAGAGCGCGACAACGGGTTCTACGAGATCGTATTCATCGCGGAAGGGCCAGACGGCAAGACGCGCAAAGCCGTGGTCAAGGGTGATCGCGATCCCGGCTATGGGTCGACCAGCAAGATGATTGCCGAGGCGGCGATGCTGTTAAGCGAAACTGAGGCGGCAGGCGGATTCTGGACACCGAGTGCGATCATGGGCCGTACGCTGATCGAGCGGTTAGTCGAACATGCGGGGCTCACGTTCGAGCGCGAGGATTAA
- the rnr gene encoding ribonuclease R has protein sequence MSKRLPVGLPTRDQILDFITTSDVPTGKREIAKAFGLHGADKIVLKTLLKDMADEGLIDSAPGRAFHKMGGVPKVTVMRVVDIDGDTVIATPENWQAEGVTAPRLRVIERGKRSAMGVGDRFLGRTEERGAGHVVHPMKKLARGEEMLLGVVRREGDRHYLTPVDKRERRDTLIADLGDAQDGDLVLAEKSGRPPRIVARVTQVLGDPFAPRAFSLIAIHKHGIPDRFNDETITEAHKVAKTPLGDREDLRHLPIVAIDPADARDHDDAVWAAPNDDGGFDAIVAIADVSFYVRPGSDLDREAKKRGNSVYFPDRVVPMLPEELSVNICSLKEGQDRAALACHMKIDAKGRVSDWRFTRAVIRVAANIAYEDAQAAIDGGSAPDHLKHLWAAWALLAKARDAREPLALDLPERRVVLDEAGRIMSVAVRERLDAHRLIEDFMIAANVAAAKALEAKKSPVMYRVHEVPGREKLVALKDYLKTFGVEFALGQVITPATFNRLIALTGDPEHKMQVMEQILRTQTQAYYGPANAGHFGLSLGSYAHFTSPIRRYADLIVHRALVRSFGLGEGGLTEDEASRMSVLGEAISQAERRAMEAERETIDRYVAAFLSTRVGEVLETRITGVASFGFFATVEGIGGDGLVPVSTLGDDYYRFDEGARTLTGDATGTVYAAGKTMQLRLAEASPISGALRFELLEGGSNGGARPQRPRSNTMGRRGRPGNIRHQGRRR, from the coding sequence ATGTCCAAACGCCTGCCTGTCGGCCTCCCCACCCGCGACCAGATCCTCGATTTCATCACGACGTCGGACGTGCCAACGGGAAAGCGCGAGATCGCCAAGGCGTTCGGGCTGCACGGCGCAGACAAGATTGTGCTGAAAACCCTGTTGAAGGACATGGCCGACGAAGGCCTGATCGACAGCGCGCCGGGCAGGGCGTTTCACAAAATGGGCGGGGTGCCGAAGGTTACGGTCATGCGCGTCGTCGATATCGACGGCGACACCGTCATCGCCACGCCTGAGAACTGGCAGGCCGAAGGTGTGACCGCGCCGCGCCTGCGCGTCATCGAGCGCGGCAAGCGGAGCGCGATGGGCGTCGGCGACCGTTTCCTCGGGCGGACCGAAGAACGTGGGGCAGGGCATGTCGTCCACCCGATGAAAAAGCTGGCGCGCGGCGAGGAAATGCTGCTCGGCGTGGTGCGGCGCGAGGGCGACCGGCATTATCTGACGCCCGTGGACAAGCGCGAACGCCGCGACACGCTGATCGCCGATCTGGGCGACGCGCAGGATGGCGACCTCGTACTCGCCGAGAAGTCGGGCCGCCCGCCGCGAATCGTCGCGCGGGTGACGCAGGTTCTGGGCGATCCGTTCGCCCCGCGCGCGTTCAGCCTGATCGCGATCCACAAACACGGCATTCCCGACCGGTTCAACGACGAGACGATCACCGAGGCGCACAAGGTGGCAAAAACGCCGCTCGGTGACCGGGAAGACCTTCGCCACCTGCCGATCGTCGCCATCGACCCCGCCGATGCGCGCGATCATGACGATGCGGTCTGGGCTGCGCCGAACGATGATGGCGGTTTCGATGCCATTGTCGCGATTGCCGATGTGTCGTTCTATGTCCGCCCCGGCTCCGACCTCGACCGCGAGGCGAAGAAGCGCGGGAACAGCGTCTATTTCCCCGACCGCGTGGTGCCGATGCTGCCCGAGGAACTGTCCGTGAACATCTGCTCATTGAAAGAAGGGCAGGACCGCGCGGCACTCGCCTGCCACATGAAGATCGATGCGAAGGGCCGCGTGAGCGACTGGCGGTTCACCCGGGCAGTGATCCGCGTGGCAGCGAATATTGCCTATGAGGACGCGCAGGCGGCCATCGACGGCGGCTCGGCGCCCGATCATTTGAAGCATCTCTGGGCCGCCTGGGCGCTGCTCGCCAAAGCCCGCGATGCCCGCGAACCGCTGGCGCTCGACCTGCCGGAACGTCGCGTCGTACTCGACGAGGCAGGTCGCATCATGAGCGTCGCCGTCCGTGAACGGCTCGACGCGCACCGGCTGATCGAGGATTTCATGATCGCGGCCAATGTCGCGGCAGCGAAGGCGCTTGAGGCCAAGAAATCGCCGGTCATGTACCGCGTCCACGAAGTGCCGGGCCGCGAGAAGCTGGTTGCGCTCAAGGATTATCTCAAAACCTTCGGCGTCGAATTCGCGCTGGGGCAGGTCATCACGCCCGCGACCTTCAATCGCCTGATCGCGCTGACCGGCGACCCCGAGCACAAGATGCAGGTGATGGAGCAAATCCTCCGCACCCAAACGCAGGCATATTACGGTCCGGCGAACGCGGGACATTTCGGGCTTTCACTCGGCAGCTACGCTCATTTCACCTCACCGATCCGCCGCTATGCCGACCTGATCGTCCACCGCGCGCTGGTGCGGTCGTTCGGGCTGGGAGAGGGAGGTCTGACCGAGGACGAGGCAAGCCGCATGTCGGTGTTGGGCGAGGCAATCAGCCAGGCCGAACGCCGCGCGATGGAAGCAGAGCGCGAGACCATCGACCGCTATGTCGCCGCGTTCCTGTCGACCCGGGTCGGGGAAGTGTTGGAGACGCGGATTACGGGTGTGGCGAGCTTTGGGTTCTTTGCCACGGTCGAAGGAATCGGCGGCGACGGGCTGGTGCCAGTGTCCACCTTAGGTGACGACTATTACCGCTTCGACGAAGGCGCGCGGACGCTTACTGGCGATGCGACCGGCACCGTCTATGCGGCAGGGAAGACGATGCAGCTGAGGCTAGCCGAAGCGAGCCCGATCAGTGGGGCACTACGGTTCGAACTGCTCGAGGGCGGCTCGAATGGTGGCGCGCGTCCCCAACGGCCCCGGAGCAACACGATGGGGCGGCGCGGGCGACCGGGGAATATCCGCCATCAGGGGCGGCGGCGTTAA
- the glpD gene encoding glycerol-3-phosphate dehydrogenase: MTYDLLIIGGGINGASIAREAALNGLSVLLVEKDDLAAHTSSASTKLIHGGLRYLEYYEFKLVREALQERERLLRLAPELIRPLATVLPHENAVRPWWMVRLGLAIYDRLGGRISVPHSRGLRADDAAYQAPLRRKGAGFVYFDAATDDAALTRAIAADAVANGAEIATQTELVSARRDGDVWRAVLTGGREVVSRIMVNAAGPWVGEMLGRLGINTRAHVRLVKGSHITVPRLYEGDHAYMLQQPDKRIVFAFPWHGETAIGTTDIAVESPEATPADTDEIAYLCAAVDRYFTRSITPGDVTGTWSGVRPLYDDGASEAKAVTREYVLELDESGPPLLSVFGGKITTARRLGEDVLGKLGYPSTKTRDRPLHPAPEGFAP, translated from the coding sequence ATGACATACGACCTGCTTATCATCGGTGGCGGCATCAACGGTGCCTCGATTGCCCGCGAGGCCGCGCTTAATGGCTTGTCGGTTTTGCTCGTCGAAAAGGACGATCTGGCGGCACACACCTCATCGGCATCGACGAAGCTGATCCACGGGGGCCTGCGCTACCTCGAATATTACGAGTTCAAGCTGGTACGCGAGGCGTTGCAGGAACGCGAGCGGCTGCTGCGCCTCGCGCCCGAACTGATCCGCCCTCTGGCGACCGTTCTGCCGCATGAAAATGCGGTCCGCCCGTGGTGGATGGTGCGGCTGGGCCTGGCGATCTACGACCGGCTCGGGGGACGGATCAGTGTGCCGCATTCGCGCGGGCTGCGCGCCGACGACGCCGCCTATCAAGCCCCGCTCAGACGCAAGGGTGCGGGCTTCGTCTATTTCGACGCTGCGACCGACGATGCGGCCCTGACGCGCGCGATTGCCGCAGACGCGGTCGCCAACGGGGCGGAGATTGCGACGCAAACCGAACTCGTGTCCGCACGACGGGATGGCGACGTCTGGCGCGCGGTGCTGACCGGAGGGCGTGAGGTCGTGTCGCGGATCATGGTCAATGCAGCGGGTCCGTGGGTGGGCGAAATGCTCGGTCGGCTGGGCATCAACACCCGGGCGCATGTCCGGCTGGTCAAGGGCAGCCATATCACCGTGCCGCGCCTGTACGAGGGCGACCACGCCTATATGCTGCAACAGCCCGACAAGCGCATCGTCTTCGCGTTTCCCTGGCATGGCGAAACCGCGATCGGCACAACCGACATCGCCGTGGAAAGCCCCGAAGCGACGCCCGCCGACACCGACGAAATCGCCTATCTGTGCGCGGCGGTGGACCGCTACTTCACCCGGTCGATCACGCCCGGCGACGTCACCGGCACCTGGTCCGGCGTCCGTCCGCTCTACGACGACGGTGCGAGCGAGGCGAAGGCAGTGACGCGCGAATATGTCCTCGAACTTGACGAAAGCGGTCCGCCGCTGCTGAGCGTATTCGGCGGCAAGATCACGACTGCGCGGCGTCTGGGAGAAGACGTGCTGGGCAAGCTCGGCTATCCTTCGACCAAAACGCGCGACCGACCACTTCACCCCGCGCCTGAAGGATTTGCGCCATGA
- the glpK gene encoding glycerol kinase GlpK produces MKRQLLAIDQGTTSSRAIRFSGDGVPLQTAQQDFSQIYPQPGWVEHDAETIWATTLAVTREAMSGPVEAIGITNQRETIVVWDRATGKPIHNAIVWQDRRTADLCDAMKADGIESSVQAKTGLLLDPYFSATKLKWLLDAVPAARDRAAKGELAAGTIDSFLLWRLTGGRVHATDWTNAGRTMLYDIHRRRWDAELLRLFDIPENLLPEVHPNAHHFGDTDPALFGRSIPILGMAGDQQAALIGQACFSPGMVKSTYGTGCFMLMNTGAQALASTHRLLTTPAYEVGQDRAYALEGSIFVAGAAVKWLRDKLCLVDSAQETETLACAAKEDHGVTVIPAFVGLGAPHWRADVRGSVHGLTLDTTAADLVGATLESIAFQTRDLTDAMAADGASKPAALRIDGGMAQNAWFAQFLSDILDTPVEMPASHETTALGAAALAGVGAGLFADAAAFGARWQAASRWTPQGTNQQARLDRWHRVLQQALAS; encoded by the coding sequence ATGAAGCGCCAGTTGCTTGCTATCGATCAGGGCACCACCTCGTCGCGCGCGATCCGTTTTTCGGGCGACGGCGTTCCGTTACAGACCGCCCAACAAGATTTTTCCCAGATTTATCCACAGCCCGGCTGGGTCGAACACGACGCCGAGACGATCTGGGCCACCACGCTGGCGGTGACGCGCGAGGCGATGTCGGGTCCGGTGGAAGCCATTGGCATTACCAACCAGCGCGAGACAATCGTTGTCTGGGACCGCGCGACGGGGAAGCCGATCCATAATGCCATCGTCTGGCAGGATCGCCGCACGGCAGACCTGTGCGACGCGATGAAGGCAGACGGAATCGAGTCCAGCGTTCAAGCGAAGACGGGGTTGCTGCTCGACCCCTATTTCTCGGCGACCAAGCTGAAATGGCTGCTCGACGCTGTTCCCGCCGCGCGCGACCGTGCGGCCAAGGGTGAGCTTGCGGCGGGGACCATCGACAGTTTCCTTTTGTGGCGGTTGACCGGGGGCCGCGTTCACGCAACCGACTGGACCAATGCGGGTCGCACGATGCTGTACGACATCCATCGGCGGCGGTGGGACGCCGAGTTGCTGCGACTGTTCGACATTCCGGAAAACCTGCTTCCAGAAGTTCACCCCAACGCCCATCATTTTGGCGACACCGACCCCGCGCTGTTCGGGCGGAGCATCCCCATTCTCGGCATGGCAGGCGATCAGCAGGCCGCGCTGATCGGGCAAGCCTGTTTCAGCCCCGGCATGGTCAAATCGACCTATGGCACCGGCTGCTTCATGCTGATGAACACCGGCGCGCAAGCACTCGCCTCGACCCACCGGCTGCTGACAACGCCCGCTTACGAGGTCGGCCAAGATCGCGCCTATGCACTGGAAGGGTCGATTTTCGTCGCCGGAGCCGCCGTCAAATGGCTGCGCGACAAGCTGTGCCTTGTTGACAGCGCGCAGGAGACTGAAACGCTAGCCTGCGCCGCGAAGGAAGACCACGGCGTAACCGTCATCCCTGCCTTTGTCGGACTTGGCGCGCCGCACTGGCGGGCGGACGTACGCGGGTCGGTGCACGGGCTGACGCTCGATACCACCGCTGCCGATCTGGTCGGGGCGACCTTGGAAAGCATTGCGTTCCAGACCCGCGACCTGACCGATGCGATGGCAGCGGACGGTGCCAGCAAACCCGCCGCGCTCCGCATCGATGGCGGGATGGCGCAGAACGCCTGGTTCGCGCAATTCCTGTCCGACATTCTCGACACGCCCGTCGAAATGCCTGCGAGCCACGAGACCACGGCGCTTGGCGCGGCAGCTCTTGCCGGGGTCGGGGCTGGCCTGTTCGCCGACGCTGCTGCGTTCGGGGCGCGGTGGCAGGCGGCATCGCGCTGGACGCCACAAGGGACCAACCAGCAGGCACGACTCGATCGATGGCACCGCGTCCTGCAACAGGCGCTGGCAAGCTAA
- a CDS encoding threonine/serine dehydratase: MRNPSLSGVRDAADAVARIALPTPLLTFEVGGTIVFAKAESLQPMGAFKLRGAWWRLVSLSPKERARGVVAFSSGNHAQGIAWAAKRLGIAATIAMPSDAPAAKLAGTRVLGADIVLFDRATESREEIAAALAAERGATLVPSFDDPWVVEGQGSAGIEAATQMAALGCAPPDLVVACCGGGGLASGMALACPDARMIVVEPEGWDDMTRSLAAGVIVPVGPNPPPTACDALMTKRVAELTFGILRARGATGVAVSETEIEDAIRFAFRTFRLVIEPGGAVALAAILSGKVVPGERTLVTLSGGNIDPDQFAAILGRGQ; the protein is encoded by the coding sequence GTGAGAAATCCGAGCCTTTCCGGGGTCCGCGATGCCGCAGATGCGGTGGCGCGAATTGCCCTGCCAACACCGTTGTTAACTTTTGAGGTCGGCGGCACGATCGTTTTCGCCAAGGCCGAATCGCTGCAACCGATGGGCGCGTTCAAGTTGCGCGGGGCATGGTGGCGGCTGGTTTCGTTATCGCCGAAGGAACGTGCGCGGGGAGTCGTCGCCTTCTCGTCGGGCAATCACGCACAGGGTATCGCCTGGGCCGCCAAGCGGCTCGGCATTGCGGCCACCATTGCAATGCCGTCGGATGCTCCCGCAGCAAAACTAGCGGGAACCCGGGTGCTCGGGGCCGACATCGTCCTGTTCGACCGCGCGACCGAAAGCCGTGAAGAAATCGCCGCCGCATTGGCGGCAGAGCGCGGCGCAACCCTCGTTCCCAGCTTCGACGATCCCTGGGTAGTCGAGGGGCAGGGCAGTGCCGGCATAGAGGCGGCGACGCAAATGGCGGCGCTCGGATGCGCGCCGCCCGATCTGGTTGTCGCCTGTTGCGGCGGCGGGGGACTTGCCTCGGGGATGGCCCTTGCCTGTCCGGACGCGCGGATGATTGTCGTCGAACCCGAGGGTTGGGACGACATGACCCGGTCGCTGGCAGCGGGCGTGATTGTGCCGGTTGGGCCCAATCCCCCGCCGACCGCCTGCGATGCCCTGATGACCAAGCGAGTCGCCGAGTTGACGTTCGGTATTCTTCGGGCGCGCGGCGCGACCGGTGTGGCCGTGTCCGAAACCGAGATCGAGGATGCGATCCGCTTTGCGTTCCGGACCTTCCGGCTGGTCATCGAACCCGGTGGTGCGGTCGCGCTGGCGGCGATTTTGTCGGGGAAAGTCGTGCCAGGCGAGCGGACACTGGTTACCCTGTCAGGCGGCAATATCGATCCGGATCAATTCGCCGCGATATTGGGTCGCGGGCAATGA
- a CDS encoding type III PLP-dependent enzyme, protein MVKHHSALGLASALKPVQPVTLIRPHAAQRAARFFVEKFPGRSIYAVKANPSPDLISLLWESGITHYDVASIAEVRLVAGLLPDATLCFMHPVKAEEAIREAYHMHGVRTFSLDTLEELEKIERATGNATDLTLCVRLRVSSEHSKLSLASKFGADPSEVKELLIAARQTADALGICFHVGSQAMTPAAYSEAMERVRAAIVAAGVTVDVVDVGGGFPSSYPGMEPPPLEVFFDVIHRAFESLPVSYSSELWCEPGRALCAEYSSLIVRVEKRRGDELYINDGAYGALFDAAHIGWRFPVELLREDPSHTRDHGFSFYGPTCDDLDHMAGPFMLPADVEAGDYIEIGMLGAYGCAMRTGFNGFGSVETIEVTDEPMVSLYVEDDRQVASNVVKL, encoded by the coding sequence TTGGTCAAGCATCATAGCGCGCTGGGGCTAGCGTCTGCCCTGAAGCCGGTCCAGCCGGTTACGCTCATTCGTCCGCACGCGGCACAGCGCGCAGCCCGATTCTTCGTCGAGAAGTTTCCGGGCCGCTCGATCTATGCTGTGAAGGCGAACCCCTCTCCCGACCTGATCTCGCTGCTGTGGGAGAGCGGCATCACGCATTACGACGTGGCGTCGATTGCCGAGGTGCGGCTGGTCGCGGGATTGCTGCCCGACGCGACCTTGTGCTTCATGCACCCGGTCAAGGCCGAGGAAGCGATCCGCGAGGCCTATCACATGCACGGCGTCCGGACGTTCTCGCTCGATACGCTCGAGGAACTCGAAAAGATCGAGCGGGCCACCGGTAACGCCACCGATCTGACCTTGTGCGTGCGGCTGCGCGTGTCATCGGAGCATTCGAAGCTGAGCCTCGCCTCGAAATTCGGCGCCGATCCTTCCGAAGTGAAGGAACTGCTGATTGCGGCGCGCCAGACTGCCGACGCGCTCGGCATCTGCTTCCATGTCGGTTCTCAGGCGATGACCCCGGCGGCCTATTCCGAAGCGATGGAACGCGTCCGCGCGGCGATCGTCGCGGCAGGTGTCACCGTCGATGTCGTCGATGTCGGCGGGGGCTTCCCTTCGTCTTATCCGGGCATGGAGCCGCCGCCGCTCGAAGTGTTCTTCGACGTCATACACCGCGCGTTCGAGAGTCTGCCGGTCAGCTATTCCTCCGAACTTTGGTGCGAGCCCGGTCGCGCGCTGTGCGCCGAGTACAGCAGCCTGATCGTGCGCGTCGAAAAGCGGCGCGGCGACGAACTGTACATCAACGACGGTGCCTATGGCGCGCTGTTCGATGCGGCGCATATCGGCTGGCGGTTCCCGGTCGAACTGCTCCGCGAGGACCCGTCGCACACCCGCGATCACGGGTTCAGCTTCTACGGACCGACGTGCGACGACCTCGACCATATGGCGGGGCCGTTCATGCTGCCGGCCGATGTTGAGGCAGGCGATTATATCGAGATCGGGATGCTTGGCGCCTATGGCTGCGCGATGCGGACTGGGTTTAACGGCTTCGGGTCGGTCGAGACGATCGAGGTCACCGACGAGCCGATGGTGTCGTTGTATGTCGAGGATGACCGTCAGGTCGCGTCGAACGTCGTCAAGCTGTAA